From Drosophila suzukii chromosome 2R, CBGP_Dsuzu_IsoJpt1.0, whole genome shotgun sequence, a single genomic window includes:
- the Trpm gene encoding transient receptor potential cation channel trpm isoform X16, with the protein MYFETNWVFHQPRSWIETNFQKRECIKFIPCPKDDTKCCCGQAQITHQTIPGIESGSPGDPWLPTKHTRPQPTDAYGTIEFQGGAHPTKAQYVRLSFDTRPELLVQLFTKEWNLELPKLLITVQGGKANFDLQAKLKKEIRKGLLKAAKTTGAWIFTGGTNTGVTKQVGDALLLEGQQRTGRVVSIGIAPWGIVERNHELLGHNREVPCHSISSPRSKLAVLNNRHAYFLLVDNGTQAKYGAELILRRKLEKFISNLKLHPSKNHWLKTNVTHSSTPVVCLVIEGGTNTIRAVLEYVTDSPPVPVVVCDGSGRAADLLAFVHKYASDGEEQPVLESMRDYLIGTIQKTFEVGLDQSEKLYQELLQCTRNKNLITVFRIQEKPEGEAQELDQTILTALFKSQHLSPPEQLSLALTWNRVDIARSEIFVYGQEWPNGALDEAMMQALEHDRIDFVKLLLENGVSMKKFLTIPRLEELYNTKHGPANTLGYILRDVRPHIPKGYIYTLHDIGLVINKLMGGAYRSYYTRRKFRPIYAKVMNSYANACRKSSTYQYQRYAGANSLSLVTGLLPFTSEMALFEFPFNELLIWAVLTKRQQMALLMWTHGEEALAKSLVSCKLYKAMAHEAAEDDLDTEIYEELRSYAKEFESKGNKLLDFSYRQDAEKAQRLLTCELHSWSNQSCLSLAVAANHRALLAHPCSQVILADLWMGGLRTRKNTNFKVILGLAMPFYIRQLDFKSKEELQQMPQTEEEHLENQNLDNDDSDRSQPDAESALLKAKRSISLRYRMGAGANNREKALLADTYSVRDTKVHENGKVNLTAGAEEPPSKVSLTDSDPAQFREFFNLSEYNEVKQHQPLRLKKKFYEFYTAPITKFWADSIAYMFFLIMFSFTVLVKMEQMPRWQEWYSIAYITTLGFEKIREIISSEPVAITHKFSVWAWNMWNPCDGAAIILFVIGLAFRFRETTMDIGRVIYCVDSIYWYLRILNILGVNKYLGPLVTMMGKMVKNMIYFVVLLAVVLMSFGVSRQAILYPNKQPTWSLIKEVTFQPYFMLYGEVFAGDIDPPCGEDPSQPGCVTGHWVTPITMSMYLLIANILLINLLIAVFNNIFNEVNSVSHQVWMFQRFTVVMEYQQKPVLPPPFIALCHFYSLLKYCVRKAKGLEVQRDNGLKLFLEKDDLERLYDFEEECVEGFFHEQEIILNQSTDERVKNTTERVETMSQKIEDINQKENIQTATVQNIEFRLRKMEESSEQILSHLAVIHRFMSTHIAGTDDLRGSTINIPGEMQRVRTISISDTEAGGGPGGNGGGGGGGGGAIVPLGLGAGLNLNSLQVTTRRRFNRSLTEVRPDAYIFDEGTHFEVVPLPEEPDEVVKSREALNEQVVRKASMQSEADSDIYLPLSQRPSTCETVKRTPYVTVRQDTGASTESKDTLTPMGNNDDDQTLVGGDNSDDAAPDISFEAARHRALRQRTVSLCRRNSETYSLTGADINRSHISLNQLASLSRRQMSLTQSEPDSDKDAPAAQGSGHPGKSVLHAKPSRNILLKLHSEYTSITDELESVCHMIASPTVSLPSNKASLDRPKTEMSRAEAAALLEKKHLKECEENDYMILEGLIESRGSIDASAQGFEIGVSIDYSHRYPLRRETAVELSPSKPSVDGDLMGGGGGGGAGGGDSSDTSGAGSCGAMVVVSSGFQLKNERPWQRNSSMEQQAYPSPLVPTRATSDFLNAPYEGSGRLFKKSSESLQKNSSTETDYSAHPYRFIKQSSNETNTSLTGSYNVDTPSLTAEPSLDAGDSHSATGISISVGAVVGAATARYQPIRTASVGAADGRRLREESSSSLDLSASGPVTMQAAPAPPARPMQLKKQFSVDQGKPSQPAEAVPQTPEAAGQAGQAKLISTLKPQPFASKLGMNVLKESSSSTEESGGSSAKSSNPALSIPQISTHLVQDEIAKLSSNIKSSTESEKDPPFNETMC; encoded by the exons CACCAGCCGCGTAGTTGGATCGAGACAAATTTCCAGAAGCGCGAATGCATCAAATTCATACCATGCCCAAAGGACGATACAAA ATGCTGCTGTGGCCAGGCCCAGATCACACATCAGACTATTCCGGGCATCGAGAGTGGGTCGCCCGGAGACCCCTGGCTGCCCACGAAGCACACCCGCCCGCAGCCCACGGACGCCTATGGAACCATCGAGTTCCAGGGCGGGGCCCATCCCACAAAGGCCCAG TACGTTCGCCTGTCGTTCGACACGCGGCCCGAGTTGCTGGTGCAGCTATTCACCAAGGAATGGAATCTGGAATTGCCAAAACTTTTGATCACCGTGCAGGGCGGCAAGGCCAACTTTGATTTGCAGGCCAAGCTGAAAAAG GAGATACGCAAAGGACTGCTGAAGGCGGCCAAGACCACGGGAGCCTGGATATTCACCGGCGGCACAAACACCG GCGTGACCAAGCAAGTGGGCGACGCCCTGCTCCTGGAGGGTCAGCAGCGGACAGGACGAGTGGTCAGCATCGGCATCGCCCCCTGGGGCATCGTGGAGCGCAATCACGAGCTGCTGGGCCACAACCGCGAGGTGCCCTGCCACAGCATTAGTTCGCCCAG ATCCAAGTTGGCCGTGCTGAACAATCGCCATGCCTACTTTCTCCTGGTGGACAATGGAACCCAGGCCAAATACGGCGCCGAATTGATACTGAGGCGCAAGCTGGAGAAGTTCATATCCAACCTGAAGCTACACCCAT CAAAGAATCACTGGCTAAAAACAAACG TCACACATTCCAGTACGCCCGTCGTCTGCCTGGTGATCGAGGGCGGCACCAACACGATACGTGCGGTGCTCGAGTACGTGACGGATTCGCCGCCGGTTCCGGTTGTCGTATGTGACGGATCCGGGCGTGCCGCCGACCTTCTGGCCTTCGTCCACAA ATATGCCTCGGATGGCGAGGAGCAGCCGGTTCTCGAGTCCATGCGAGACTATCTCATCGGGACCATACAGAAGACCTTCGAAGTGGGCCTGGACCAATCCGAGAAACTCTATCAGGAGCTGCTGCAGTGCACAAGGAACAAGAATCTG ATTACCGTCTTTCGCATACAGGAAAAGCCCGAGGGCGAGGCGCAGGAACTGGATCAGACCATCTTAACGGCCCTCTTCAAGTCGCAGCATCTCAGTCCGCCGGAGCAATTGAGTCTTGCCTTAACGTGGAATCGGGTGGACATAGCGCGCAGCGAGATATTCGTCTACGGGCAGGAATGGCCCAATG GCGCTTTGGACGAGGCCATGATGCAGGCCCTGGAGCACGATAGAATCGATTTTGTCAAATTGCTCTTGGAGAATGGCGTTTCGATGAAGAAGTTTTTAACAATACCGCGCCTCGAGGAGCTCTACAATACCAAACACGGTCCGGCCAACACGCTGGG ATACATCCTGCGCGATGTCCGACCGCACATACCCAAGGGCTACATTTACACGCTCCACGACATCGGCCTGGTGATCAATAAACTAATGGGCGGCGCATATCG ATCCTATTACACGCGCCGTAAGTTCCGGCCCATCTACGCCAAGGTTATGAACAGCTATGCAAACGCCTGCCGCAAGTCCTCCACCTACCAGTACCAGCGGTATGCCGGGGCCAATTCGCTGAGCCTGGTCACCGGCCTGCTGCCCTTCACCTCGGAAATGGCCCTCTTCGAGTTCCCCTTCAACGAGCTGCTG ATTTGGGCCGTGCTGACCAAGCGCCAGCAGATGGCGCTGTTGATGTGGACCCACGGAGAGGAGGCGCTGGCCAAGTCACTCGTGTCCTGCAAACTGTACAAGGCCATGGCCCACGAGGCGGCCGAGGACGACCTGGACACAGAAATTTATGAGGAGCTGCGCTCCTACGCCAAAGAGTTCGAGAGCAAGG GCAACAAGTTGCTGGACTTTAGTTACCGACAGGATGCGGAAAAGGCGCAGAGGCTGCTCACCTGTGAGCTGCACTCCTGGTCAAACCAGAGTTGCCTTTCGCTGGCCGTGGCGGCCAACCATCGTGCCCTGCTAGCCCATCCCTGCAGCCAGGTGATCCTGGCGGATCTCTGGATGGGTGGTCTTCGTACCCGCAAGAATACCAACTTTAAG GTCATCTTGGGCCTAGCGATGCCATTCTACATCAGGCAGCTGGACTTCAAGTCCAAGGAGGAGCTGCAGCAGATGCCGCAGACCGAGGAGGAGCATCTGGAGAACCAGAATCTGGACAATGACGACTCGGATCGTTCGCAGCCGGATGCCGAG AGCGCCCTTTTAAAAGCCAAAAGATCCATTTCCTTGAGATATAGGATGGGCGCGGGTGCTAATAATCGCGAAAAG GCTCTATTGGCGGATACTTACTCAGTGCGCGATACAAAAGTACACGAAAATGGCAAA GTTAATCTCACTGCTGGAGCGGAGGAACCGCCCTCCAAA GTCTCGCTCACCGACTCGGATCCCGCCCAGTTCAGGGAGTTCTTCAATCTCTCCGAGTACAATGAGGTGAAGCAGCACCAGCCGCTGCGCCTGAAGAAGAAGTTCTACGAGTTCTACACGGCACCCATAACCAAGTTCTGGGCCGATTCG ATTGCCTACATGTTCTTCCTCATAATGTTCTCCTTCACCGTGCTGGTGAAGATGGAGCAGATGCCGCGGTGGCAGGAATGGTACTCGATAGCATATATCACAACGCTGGGCTTCGAAAAGATACGCGAAATAATATCCTCCGAGCCGGTGGCCATTAC GCATAAATTCTCGGTGTGGGCGTGGAATATGTGGAATCCATGTGACGGCGCCGCCATAATACTCTTCGTCATCGGTCTGGCATTTCGGTTCCGGGAGACCACCATGGACATTGGACGGGTCATCTATTGTGTGGACAGCATCTACTGGTACCTGCGCATCCTGAACATCCTGGGCGTGAATAAATACCTGG GTCCCCTGGTCACCATGATGGGTAAAATGGTGAAGAACATGATATACTTCGTGGTCCTGCTGGCCGTCGTCCTGATGAGTTTCGGCGTCAGCAGACAGGCGATTCTGTACCCCAACAAGCAGCCCACCTGGAGTCTTATCAAGGAG GTCACCTTCCAGCCCTACTTCATGCTGTACGGCGAGGTGTTCGCCGGTGATATCGACCCTCCCTGCGGCGAGGATCCCAGTCAGCCGGGCTGCGTCACCG GGCACTGGGTAACGCCGATTACGATGTCCATGTATCTCTTGATTGCCAATATTCTGCTGATAAATCTGCTCATCGCCGTGTTCAACAACATCTTCAACGAGGTCAACTCGGTTTCGCATCAG GTTTGGATGTTCCAGCGGTTCACTGTGGTGATGGAGTACCAGCAGAAGCCCGTCCTGCCGCCGCCATTCATCGCGCTGTGCCACTTCTACTCGCTGCTCAAGTACTGTGTGCGAAAGGCGAAAG GATTGGAGGTGCAGCGGGACAACGGTCTCAAGCTGTTCCTGGAGAAGGACGACCTGGAGCGGCTGTACGACTTCGAGGAGGAGTGCGTCGAGGGTTTCTTCCACGAACAGGAAATCATCCTCAATCAGTCGACGGACGAGCGGGTGAAGAACACCACGGAGCGAGTGGAGACCATGTCTCAGAAAATCGAGGACATCAATCAGAAGGAAAACATACAGACGGCCACCGTTCAG AACATCGAGTTCCGGCTGCGAAAGATGGAGGAGTCCTCGGAGCAGATACTCTCCCACTTGGCCGTCATACATCGCTTCATGTCGACCCATATCGCAGGCACGGATGATTTGCGCGGCTCGACGATAAACATTCCGGGGGAGATGCAGCGCGTGCGTACCATCTCGATTTCGGACACGGAGGCCGGCGGCGGACCAGGCGGaaatggtggtggtggcggagGCGGCGGAGGAGCCATCGTACCACTTGGCCTGGGCGCCGGACTGAATTTAAATTCGCTGCAG GTGACCACCCGGCGCCGCTTCAATCGATCGCTGACCGAAGTCCGGCCGGATGCGTACATCTTCGACGAGGGCACGCACTTCGAGGTGGTGCCGCTGCCGGAGGAACCAGACGAGGTGGTCAAGTCACGGGAGGCCCTCAACGAGCAGGTGGTTCGCAAGGCGTCCATGCAATCGGAGGCGGACTCGGACATCTACCTGCCCCTCTCGCAGCGACCCTCCACCTGTGAGACGGTGAAACGGACCCCGTATGTGACCGTGCGCCAGGACACGGGTGCCAGCACGGAGAGCAAGGACACCCTCACGCCGATGGGCAACAACGATGACGACCAGACCCTCGTGGGAGGCGACAACTCCGATGATGCGGCGCCAGACATCAGCTTTGAGG CTGCCAGGCATCGGGCACTCCGCCAGCGCACGGTTTCCCTGTGCCGCCGCAACTCGGAGACCTACTCTTTGACCGGGGCGGACATAAACCGATCACACATCAGCCTCAACCAGCTGGCCTCCTTGTCCCGCCGACAGATGAGTCTCACGCAATCGGAGCCGGACAGCGACAAGGATGCACCCGCCGCCCAGGGATCCGGACACCCGG GTAAATCAGTATTGCATGCGAAACCCTCCAGAAATATCTTGCTGAAACTGCACAGCGAGTATACCTCGATCACGGACGAGCTGGAGAGCGTCTGCCACATGATAGCATCGCCCACGGTGTCCCTGCCGAGCAACAAAG CTTCACTGGACCGCCCCAAAACGGAAATGTCGCGGGCCGAGGCTGCGGCTTTGCTGGAGAAGAAGCATTTGAAGGAATGCGAGGAGAACGACTACATGATACTGGAGGGTCTGATTGAGTCGCGCGGCTCCATCGATGCCAGCGCCCAGGGATTTGAG ATCGGCGTATCCATAGACTACAGCCATCGCTATCCGCTGCGTCGCGAGACCGCCGTGGAGCTGTCACCTTCGAAGCCCTCGGTCGATGGCGACCTCATGGGCGGTGGCGGAGGTGGCGGCGCCGGCGGTGGCGACAGTAGCGACACCAGTGGGGCTGGTAGCTGCGGTGCCATGGTCGTCGTCTCGAGCGGCTTTCAGCTGAAGAACGAGCGCCCCTGGCAGCGCAACTCCTCGATGGAGCAGCAGGCGTATCCCTCGCCGCTGGTGCCCACCCGGGCCACGAGTGACTTCCTCAATGCCCCGTACGAGGGCAGCGGGCGGCTGTTCAAGAAGTCCAGCGAGAGCCTGCAAAAGAACTCCAGCACGGAGACGGACTACTCGGCCCACCCGTACCGCTTCATCAAGCAGAGTTCCAATGAGACGAACACCTCGCTGACGGGCTCCTACAACGTGGACACTCCCTCGCTGACGGCTGAGCCCTCGCTGGACGCCGGCGACTCGCACTCGGCGACGGGGATTAGCATCAGCGTTGGCGCTGTGGTCGGCGCTGCCACGGCGCGTTACCAGCCCATCCGTACCGCCTCGGTGGGAGCGGCCGATGGCCGGCGTTTGCGGGAGGAGAGCTCCAGTTCGCTGGACCTCAGCGCCTCGGGGCCAGTGACGATGCAGGCAGCGCCGGCACCGCCAGCGCGTCCGATGCAGCTGAAGAAACAGTTTAGCGTGGACCAGGGCAAGCCGTCTCAGCCGGCCGAGGCAGTGCCTCAGACACCGGAAGCCGCTGGCCAGGCTGGTCAGGCCAAACTGATTTCCACACTCAAGCCGCAGCCCTTTGCGAGCAAGCTGGGCATGAACGTGCTGAAGGAGAGCAGCTCCAGCACGGAGGAGTCCGGCGGGTCGTCCGCCAAGAGCAGCAACCCGGCGCTATCCATACCACAGATCAGCACCCATCTGGTGCAGGACGAGATCGCAAAGCTGTCGTCGAACATCAAGAGCAGCACCGAATCGGAAAAGGACCCGCCGTTCAACGAGACAATGTGTTAG